A genomic stretch from Camelus dromedarius isolate mCamDro1 chromosome 10, mCamDro1.pat, whole genome shotgun sequence includes:
- the AK3 gene encoding GTP:AMP phosphotransferase AK3, mitochondrial, translating to MGASARLLRAAIMGAPGSGKGTVSSRITKHFELKHLSSGDLLRDNMLRGTEIGVLAKTFIDQGKLIPDDVMTRLVLHELKNLTQYSWLLDGFPRTLPQAEALDRAHQIDTVINLNVPFEVIKQRLTARWIHPGSGRVYNLEFNPPKTMGIDDLTGEPLVQREDDRPETVVKRLKAYEAQTEPVLEYYQKKGVLETFSGTETNKIWPHVYAFLQTKIPQINEKAPVTP from the exons ATGGGGGCGTCTGCGCGGCTACTGCGTGCAGCGATAATGGGGGCGCCGGGCTCCGGCAAGGGCACCGTGTCCTCTCGCATCACCAAACACTTCGAGCTGAAGCACCTCTCCAGCGGGGACCTGCTCCGAGACAATATGCTTCGGGGCACAG AAATTGGTGTGTTAGCCAAGACTTTCATTGATCAAGGGAAGCTCATCCCAGATGATGTCATGACTCGGTTGGTCCTTCATGAGTTGAAAAATCTCACCCAGTATAGCTGGCTGTTGGATG GCTTTCCAAGGACACTTCCACAGGCAGAAGCCCTGGATAGAGCTCATCAGATAGACACAGTGATTAATCTGAACGTGCCCTTTGAGGTTATCAAGCAGCGCCTCACGGCTCGCTGGATCCATCCAGGCAGTGGCCGTGTCTACAATCTTGAATTCAACCCTCCCAAAACCATG GGCATTGACGATCTGACTGGGGAGCCTCTTGTTCAGCGTGAGGATGACAGACCAGAGACGGTTGTCAAGAGACTGAAAGCTTACGAAGCCCAAACAGAGCCCGTCCTGGAATACTACCA GAAAAAAGGGGTGTTGGAAACATTCTCTGGAACAGAAACCAACAAGATCTGGCCACATGTATATGCGTTCTTACAAACCAAAATTCCACAAATAAACGAGAAAGCACCAGTTACTCCGTGA